A segment of the Patescibacteria group bacterium genome:
ATTGAATTTCTCAAAGTTTCTTTTGCCTTTAATATTTTTACTTCGTTCCCCCCAGAAGTCATCCAAAGAAAACCTCCATAAATAGTTAAGCACAAAAATATTATCCCAACAAAAGATAATACTATTCCGATTAAAGCTCCTATTATTTCTGGGATTGATTTTGGATCTGGAAATCCAGCGGCCTTCGCCGTAATTTCTAAAAGTTCCATCATTGTATCCATGTGTTCTTGACTATTTTTTAAATAATTTTATCGCTTCCAATGATAATGCTACCACGTTTTCAGGTAAATCTGTTAATTTTTTGAGCTCCTCTTCTGGAAACCATCTAATATCACCACTTTCTCCATCTTCTGGTAGCAGCTCTGATGTCTTTGAGTTAGCGTAATAGATAAAATCAATATGTTGGTGAAATTTATTAATATTTTCAAGTAAAATATGTCTTGGTTTAGGAAGATCCAGGACATCCCCCATCTCCAATGGTTCTTCACCATTTAACAGCTCAACATCCAGGCCAGACTCTTCTTTTGCTTCGCGCAAAGCAGCCATATGTGGCAATTCATCTCTATCTATATGTCCCCCAACTGGCAACCAAAAACCAAGCTTCTTATGCATGTGTAAAAGAGCTTTATTGTTATGAACGACTATTGTCGTAGCTGTAAAATGTCTAGTTACTTCCATTTATTTATTTCTCCAATCTCGAATTAATAATCTTCCTCTCCCCTGATCTTCAATTACTATTTTTTGTTTTTCTTTCCAGCCGTATTTTTGAATAATTTCTTTTGGAATATTCAAGGAATAACTATGGGTGGAGGCTCTTGTTAGCTTTCTAATAAATTGTAACATATTCTTGACGTACGTACGAACGTACTTACGTGCGTACGTACGATTAATTATTTTTTAGCTTCACTAATTTTATTATCCTTCTTCTCTGGTTTTATTGATGACTTACCAAAACTTGAAGAAAAGCCCATTAAAACGGCAATAATCGCCTTATAAACACTAAGAAATACTCTTTTGAGAAAATTCTTTTTATTTAAAATAGAATAAAGTTTTTTGAAAGAATCTTTATTACTCTCATATTTCAGCAAACTTAGAGCTTCTTTATATGAGCACCATTTTTGTTCAGAATGTTCATTAGAAATTACTGCCTCTGTATTATCATCAACCTCAACTGCAAAAACATATTCTTTTATACGTCCATATTCTTCTGTATCAAACTCAAAATAATATACTTTTCTCAAAAATTTAATATAGTCTTTTATTTTAGTCTCTTCAAAAAGTTCTCTCTTGGCTGCAACACTCAAATCCTCCCCCTCATTAACGCCCCCTGTAATAGCCTGCCAAAAACCACCTCGCTCAGGAACCCTTTTAAAAAGCAAAAATAGAGGTTCATTACGAACCATTTTATAAACAATTATTTGAACTTGAGCAACTCTTTTATTCATGCATTAATTATTTTCATGATTTTTCCTTATTTTAATTGCCAATTTTTCAAGCTCCCCTAAATCTGCTTGTTTACTATCATTTGATGAAATATAGCCTTTATATTCCTCAAAATAAGTTTCTACTTCGCTGTGATGTTGTCTCCATTCACCTTTTTTTATATAACCCGTTCCATGCATTGGGAATAGCTTTATGTGAGCGTGGTCAATTCCGGTTCCTTCCATTATTAAGCCAACACGACCGACATCTTCAAAATAATTTTCTAAAATTTTAGCTACTTTTTTAGCCACCAAGACAAACTCTGCTAATTCATTATCGGGCATACCGAGAACATCGCTAGAAAAATGCTTCTTTGGCATAATGGACGTAAAACCAAGAGTGTTTGGAAAAGGACTAAGCCAAGCCATGTACTTCTCATCTTCATAGATAGCTCCATTCCCCATCGGAGAAATATTGCCTTTTGCAATTTCACAAAGAATACAATCCCCTTTTTCTGTTTTTGATTTATAATCTGGCATAGATAAAAAACTTTATTTAAGTTAATACCCAATAATTAATCATTCACAAGAGGAAGACTAATACTAAAAACAGAACCTTTGTCTACTGTTGTGCTTTCAAGTCTTAGCTCCCCATTGTTTGCTTCCATTATTTTTGAAGAAATATACAAACTTAGACCGCCACCGTCTGGATGATAGAGAGATGCATCAGAACTTCTGTGAAATTTTTTAAATAGCCCAAGGCTTTTTTTATCTTTTATTCCAATCCCTGTGTCAGCAAACAAAACTTTCAAAAAAGGTTTTGTTTTTTTGTGAATCATTTTAAATGACACATTCACACCCCCCTTACTTGTATAATAAGTAGAATTTTCAAGTATATTTGCTATAACATGCTCAACAAATTTTTTATCTCCAATTACCAATTTATTATTTTCAAACTTTTCAACTTTGATTTTTAATTTTTTGTTCTTAAACACTTTCCAATTTTTTATTTTTTTGACCTCTTTTTCTACTATTTTTTTCAAATCTAGTTTCTCGAGATTCGTTTTTCTTCTCTTGCCTTCAAATTCGTAAGCATCCCAATATTCGAAGAGAAAATTTTCCATCTGAGTAATGCCTTCAGCAATTGTTTTCATACTCTCTTTCCTTGGCATAATCTTGTTTTGAAGAGAATCGAAACCTATTTTAATTATTGATAATGGAGTGTTCATCTGGTGATTTATTATCCGTAAAAATTCACTCTTCATTGCCAATAATTCCTCAAGGTTCTTCGATTTTTCTTCTGTTTTTTTATAAAGATAGGCATTAGAAAGAGATGTCGCTATTATAGATCCAGAAATATTTAATACATTTATATCATCATTGTTAAAATTATCTTTTGATTCTTTGTGTCCAATAGCCAGGATACCGATAAGCTTGTCTTTCAAAAGGAGTGGAACTAAAGCGCAGATATTAAGTTTTTTATAAATGTCTAGAATACTTTTACTATACTCTATTCCATCACGATACAATTCATCAAAAACAACAGTTTTTCCGTCCAAAATATACCGATGATGCAAGTTTTTATCTATAGCAATCTTTTTAATTTTCCCTTGTCGAATGTTTCTATTGTAACTAATCGTATAGGTCTCTTCTTCCTTGTCGTGGTCCAGAATAGCAATAGATTTTAGTTTTAGATTTGATGACAAGACCTTATAGATATGGTTATTTATTTCGTTTGTGTCTAGTGTTGAACTTAATCCCTTACTTAAGGATGAAACAAGTTGTCCTGGGTCATATAGAGAGGTGAAAAAATATTTATTAGCAATTTTATATGCATTATCTTTTAAGGGGATAAAGATTAATAACCCGACAACAAAGATAATTATATCAAAAATATTTAACGGAGAAGCAGCATTGTAAAATACTGAGCGAAGTACGGCCATTATAAGAACTGTTAATGACAAAGAGAGGATATAGACAGAAGATTCTCTAAGAACAAGTTTTATGTTTAAAAAACGGTGAGCAATAATTGAGTAGGCAACCATTAAAATCCAGACCGTAACTAGAATAAAACCAAAAGGAGGAATATAATAGCCATACCAATAAAATAAAGAGGGAGCAAGCCCTATTAAACCTAGAATTATTCCCAAAGTAATAAATCTAGCCTGAGCTCTTTTGTGCCCAGTTGACCTAAAATAAAACTTCAGCAAAAGATAAAGGGGGAAGAGCAGAGAAAGAAAATAATAAAAGACAAAGAAGAGAAAACCTAGACCAGGCGTAGGCCACAAACCTACCCCAGAAATTTGTTGTACACCAGTAATAAAAAAAGGAGATAATATTGCCAAAAGTAAAAGGGCAGATACTATGTATGATGCTATTAAAAAATTTCTATATTCTTTAATTCTGTCAACGAATAAAAGGGAAAAGTGAGTGAAAAATACAAACAAGAATGGAGTCGGCAAGTGAAGAATTTGAAAATATAGGATAATCTTATCATCAGGGATGGTTAGATAGGCCATAGACACAAGACTGTAAAGAGAAAGAAAAAACAAGTGATAAAAATAATATTTTCCTGATAATGAATATCTTCCCTTGAAATAAAACAAACCCGTAACAACGAGCATTGTTGCAGTGTTTAGACTGGCAGTTATAGCGAGAAATGTCTCCATATAAAATTCTACCACCCCGCGCCTAGTCGCTCAAGTGGATATTACTATTTCTTTTTAATATTATAACACATCTTCTTGTTTTTTTCATCAATTTTTAATATTTAAAAAAAGAGAGTATGTTCTACTCTCCTTTAAGACATCTCTTAAACACGCTGATGAGGCCGTAACTTCTTACTTTTAACTTCCCCCTTTACTCTGAGTGAACCACAAACCTTAAAAAAACTCCACAAAAAGAGGATGTGGGGCCAGGGGTCTTGAGATGTACTCTGAGTGGAATTGAGTTCCGATAAAATATTGCCTTTTGCTATTTCACAAAAATACATTTATTTTTTTTGTTTTAGCATCGTATTTTGCCATAAAAATTAAAATTATTTACTTTAAGATTTAGAGTGTTCTATGAAGTCATTCATTTTTTCCTTAAAGCTTTTTTGATAATTCGTCCAAGGCTTCTTTAAACTCTTTTATGTGGTGCTTATCACTTTTTGATTTTATCCTATAACAATTTGATTCCGCTCGGATAATTTGTTGGAAAATTATCCCATTTTTAAATAATCTCCTAGCCCTTTCTATTGTTAGATTTTGCAGTAAATCTTCTTCTTTCATTTTTTTAAAATAGTGTTTGAGATATTTGTCTTTTTCTGTCTTCTTCAAATGTACCAACAGATAGGCTAAATCATACCAGGGCTGAGCCTTCGACATTCCCAACCAATCAATAGTAAATATTTTTTTATTAGCCCCGAAAATAATATTGTTTGGCTTATAGTCACCGTGACCCAAGAAATAATTATCACCGCTAATTTTTAAGCTTTGGGTAATATTTGAAATATTAACATTTTTTAGAAAATTATCCCACTTCGGATTTGAACTACCAACAATTTCTTTATAGCTTGGTATTCCAATTTTCTTTATTAGAACTATAGCCTCATTTAGTCTTCTCTCTAGTGGTTTTTCTTCAAATACTCTTGACACCTTACGTTTATCTTTTAAGTTGTTTTTTGAAGAATGGATAAGGACAAGATTTTCTACAGCCATTAAGTAGTGTTTGTGCAAATACTTGGATGATAGTTTATCAACTAAGTTTTGAAAAAGAAGTCCATCAACATATTCTTGGATATAATGCTTCTTATACCTGCCGACATATTTTGGTTTATCAAAAACATCAATTAATTCTATATTAAAAAGATTTTTTGTTTCTTGATTTGTGTGTTTTTGGCTCTCATATGATTTAAGTAAATATTTTTCTTTACTGTTTTTTATAGTAAAAACCTTGGTTGAACTGCTCCCTGGGTGTTTTAATTCATATATTTTTTCAATTTGAATCTTTTTATGGAGAATTTTCTGTATTATTTCTTTGTTGCTTTCCATAATATTTAATCACCTAAATACTTAAATCTCGAAACTTTTTTACCATCATCATCAACTTTCTCCATAAACATTTTTTTTGGTCTAACAAATAAAGCATTATCTCCAAGTTCAGGGATATTATACAGAGCTCGATATACAACAAGCTCTTCTAAGGTTTCACTATGGTGAGCAACACCAATCACCTCATAAAATTTCCCTTTGTAATGTTTGTACTTTCCAAGTTCCATAAAATATATTTTTTCTAAGACTTCATAACGCCGATAATTTCTTTACTCATCTTGTATAACCCCATCTTTTAACCATATCACTCTATCGACATATTTTTTATCGTCAGGTTCATGAGTTACCATTATAATGGTTTGACCGATTTTTTTATTAAGTTCTCTAAATAATTTCAAGATTGCCATTGACGATTCGGTGTCTAGATTTGCTGTCGGTTCGTCGGCAAACAAAATTATCGGATCGTTTATTAATGCTCTGGCAATTGCTACTCTTTGTTGCTCCCCTCCTGACATTTCTTTAGGCAGGTGGTGTAGTCTATCACCAAGACCAACTTTATCTAGCATTTCAGAGGCTTTTTTTATATAATCCTTTTTAGCCACATTGGAAAGCATTAAGGGCAGGTAAACTGATTCGAGTGCTGTTAATTCTGGAAGTAGAGCGTAGGATTGAAAAACATAACCCAGCTTTTCAAGACGGAAATCAGATTTTTGTTTTTCAGTAAATGACATAAGATTGATTCCGTCCATAATAACCTCTCCAGAACTTGGAATATCGAGTAAGCCAAGCTGATGCAAGAGTGTTGATTTCCCAGAACCACTACGACCCATAAGCGCTACGAATTCACCCTTTTTAACACCAAAATTGATATTCTTAAGCGCATGCGTAGGAACTTTACCTTCGTATGTTTTTTTTAAATTTTTTACTTCAATAATCATATTTTAATGTTGAGTCCTACCCCCAAATTGATTTTAATATATCTTCTTTTGCACCACGATAAGCTGGGAAAAATCCACCTATTAACGCTGCAACTATTAAACTAATATTACTTATCCTAACAATATCAAATGTCACTTTCAATGACACCCAACCAACTGGAAAATCCAGCGGGTTTGATATAAAATACGGCCTCACAACAAACAAAATTAACGATGCACCAAAAATAACACCAATTACACCGTAAAATAAAGCCTGCATTACAAAATAGAGAACAATCGTGCTTTCTTTCATCCCAATTGCCTTCAATATTCCAATTTGTTTTCTTTTATTTACTACGCTGACAAATATAATAATAAATATCGTAACTCCAGCAACTATTGTTCCAATCACTCCAAGAATAATACTAATCATTGTAAAACTTTTGCTAGCACTGGAAGTAAAGCCCATTAAATCACTCCATTTTTTTATATCTTCGCTTTGTAAACCCAACTTTCTTATTTCCCCTATATAAATATCCTCATTACCAATGTCCTCAATTTTCACTATTATTTCTGAGGCCTGATTATGAACTTTTAGAACAGATTCCATTTCTTTTTCTGTCAAAAAAACTGTTTGATCGACTTGAGTACTTTTTGTACTAAAAATACCACCTACTTTGTAAGTTCTTTTAATCCCATTACTAAAGCTAACATCTATTTTATCACCAACCGTAACACCAAGACTTAAATGCTCTAAACTTCCACCGTAGCCTCCTGCAACTTCTTTCCCTATCATTATTACATCTCTATCTGTTTCTTTTAGAAAAGAACCGTCAATCATTGATTCATGAATTTTCGTAACACTTTTTTCATCTTCTGTATTTATAGACTTCAAAAGCCACCGACCACTTTTTATATCTTTGCCATCATTTTTTTCATCATATTTTATAATGGTGCTGTCGAGATAATGTTTCGAACTTCCAATAACCCCAGGAATAGTAGTAATTAATTCCATAGCACTGCTGTTGTTAATATATCTTTCATCGATTGCTGGCTCTATTACAATATTTCCGTATTGATTATCGATTGATTGTGTATTTATAGCCTCAACAATTCCTCCAAAAACAGAAGAAATAAAAACAAGATTAACATATGCCAATGTCATAATAAGAATAGTCATGGCCAATGTCCCCTTGTTCCCTCTTTTTATTGAAGTATATGCTAAAAAAAATGCTGTTTTTATATTCATTTGGAATTTAATTTAAAATCTAATAAGTTTTTATACTATTTTTTATAATTATACCAGTTAATACTAACCACCACCACATTAGAGAAAGACAGAGAATATTTTGTTAATTGAGTAGTTCTATTATCAGCGACTTTAGTTTTAGGAATTTTATAGCACTAAGAAAAATAACCAGAACTAGCAAAAAAAGAGATTGCTATCTGGGAAGTAGAATCAATAAAATTATATTTCATTTCTCATTTTCTTAATTCCTGCCCGTAAAAGAAAAGATAGAGCTACAACCAAAGCGATAGCAATTATAATTAAGGGAATAATCATCAAAAATGACCCACCAGAGCTTATTCCAATAAAAGAAAATAAAGCAGCATAGGCGATTATCAGCACCATGAGAATTATAGACAAAGAAATCATTATAATTCCTAATATTTTTGATTTTTGCATTAATCTAATTTATTTAATTACCTGATCATGTTATTTAGTGACGGCTTGCAATATAACACCGGGTACAACCCGGAGCCAGCAAATTATGGATACTAGATTGATCTTGGTTTAGCTATGAGCCAACAAGGAATTGTGGTTACAACCTAGAGACTAACCTTAAGTAAGCTTCCGTTATCAAAATCCCCAAAGACACTAGCATGCATTCCATATAGAAAGTCATCGACTTGCTGGCTCCATACTGTGTGTGGAGTCTTTTTGCTGAGCGTGTTAGTAGTCATCGAGATTAATTATATTATTATCGTCCAATATCCTATTCCTTGCCGATGAATAAAACCAATTTTCTGGTAAGGCGACGAATTCTTTTCTTGTTGGATTTTTGTAAATGTAATTTATCTTCTCAAGCAAAAACTTTTCACTCAAAACTGGTTCGGGATAATTTTCTCTTTGCCATAACTGATTTTCATAGCCCTTTTTTCTTGAAAAACTATTCTTTACTAAATTTAAAATATATCTTCGATTATCTTTTTCTAATAGTTTGAAGATTTCTTTAGTTGTGTGTTTTTTAAAGTCACTGATTACCTGAGATAAAATATTTCCGTCTTTTGCTTTCACTATCAGGTGAATATGGTTGGTCATAATTACATATTCAAATATTTTTAAACCCTTATTATTCTGACAGTATTTTAAACTTTCAATTATCACCTTGAAATATTCTGGCTTCGTAAATATGTCTATCCATTCAATTACAGTGATAGTAATAAAGTGCGGTATATTTTCATTTTCTTCGTTAATCCTTAGTGTTGGCATATAGTTATATTGTCACGGTTTGCATTTTGGCTCCATACAGAGTATGGAGCCGTCTGGTTTTACCATTTGAGGCTGGTCTTTTGTAGATCGGTAATTTTTTGATAAACACTAAATTTTTAATACCAGCTTCTTCATAGATCTCTCTTTTGGAAGTATCATAAAAACTTTCATCATTTTCAACTCCACCTTTAGGAAAGTCCCATGTACCCATATCTGCCATATATATTATTGCTATTTGGTTTTTATCATTTATTACAATTCCACCTCCACAGTTTATTATTTTGTAGTCTTTAATATCCATAGAAATATATAAAATTTAAAATATTCATTCGAAATTTATTGAAATCACTTTTATTTTCTGGATTCCCAGTCAAGCTGAGAATGACAAGGGGCCTACTTTTTACTTTTTACTTTCATCTTTTCACTAAGCGAAGCGCACACCTTCACAAACTCCACAAAAAGAGGGTGTGGGTCCAGTGGTCTTGAAATGTATTCTGGGTGGAATTGGGTTCCCATAAAGAATGGGTGGTCGGTTATTTCTACTGCTTCCACTATTTTTCCATCGGGACTTGTTCCTGTTACTTTGAGTCCTGCTGTTTCTAGTTGTTCTCTGTAGGCGTTGTTATATTCATATCTATGTCTATGTCTCTCTGAAACAGTCATTGTTTTGCCAAATTTCTTAGCATAAGCTTTTGCCATATGAGTTCCTGGAGTAATCTTACATGGCCAACCACCAAGACGGATAGTTCCACCGTATTGTTTCTTAGCGAGTAGTTCTTTTTGTTCTGGCATAATATGAATAACTGGGTGTGGTGTTTTTGAATTTGCTTCTTCGGAATTTGCATCTTTTAATTTCAAAACATTCCTAGCATATTCAATAATACACATTTGCATTCCATAACAAAGTCCAAAGTATGGAACTTTATTTTCTCGACAGTATTTAATTGTTCTTATTTTCCCTTCTGAACCACGACTTCCCCATCCTTGAGGAACAACAATTCCGTCTAAGCCCTTCAAGACTCTTATCCCATTTTTTTCTATTTCATCAGTTCCAATCCAAACTAGTTTAACTTTGGTTTTATTAGCAATACCTGCGTGTTTTAGAGCCTCAATAACTGAAATATATGAATCAGAAAAGGTAAAATCGCCTGTAGCGAAGTATTTACCAACAATTCCTACTTTTACCTCCTTGGTCGCATTCTTTGAGATATTGACCATTTTGGTCCATTCTTTCAAGTCATTTTTTCTGGTTTTTAGTTTGAATTTTTCAAGAATTCTATTTCCTAAACCATCTTTTTCAAAATTGATTGGAACATCATAGATAGAGTCAATATCAGGAGCTGAAATAACATCCCCTGAATGGATGTTACAGTTGATTGCAATTTTCTTTCTTCTGGGATCATCGACTGGTCTCTCTGAACGAGCAATAATAAAATCTGGCTGAATTCCTGCTGAATTTAGCGTCCGAATAGCATGTTGAGTCGGTTTTGTTTTCATCTCCCCCATTAAATGTGGAATTGGAAGATATGAAACCATAACAAATTGTACATCATCAGGATTATACAGCTTCATCATACGAGCCGCTTCTAAGAAAAGCATATTTTGATATTCACCAACAGTCCCGCCAATTTCAATAATCATAATTTCTGCACCAGATTTCTCAACTGCAGCATAAATTCTATCTCTGATTTCCATCGGAATATGTGGAACAACTTCGACACATTTTCCTTTATATTCTAAGTTTCTTTCTTTTTGGATGACGGTCTGATAAACACGACCAGTGGTCATGTAGTTTTCTTTATAAATATTTGTATTCAAAAAACGCTCGTAATTTCCAACATCCTGATCTGTTTCATCACCATCTTCAGTTACAAAAACTTCGCCATGTTCAACTGGATTCATTGTCCCAGCGTCTACGTTTATATAGGGGTCAATTTTTATCGCTGACACCCTGAAACCTTTTGATTTTAAAATAGTTCCGATTGAAGCTGTCGTTACACCTTTACCAACGCCAGACATCACACCACCAACAACAAAGATAAACTTTGTGTCATTCTTTTTCTCACTTAGTTTTGCAGTCATATTTTAATAAAAAAATAGCAAGATTTCTCACTATTTATTAATTAATATTTTAATTTTTGGTTTAGTATTTCCTAATCTTAATTCTACTACGTACTCACCTATTTTTTTTATGGGGGAAGGCAAATTAACATCTTTTTCTAAAATGTCATATCCTCCTTTTTTAACTTTTTCTGCTATAAATTTGGAATTCAGTTTTGTATACAAAGTTCCTGTTTCGTCAGCTTTTAGATTGAATTTGAATGATTTTCCATTTATCTTGGAGGCTATCTTATCCTTGCTCTTCATCGCTGTTTTCTTCTTTTTTTCCTCTCTTTTCTTGTCATCTTGTATATTTTTAACCTTCCTATCGCTGACAATCTCTGCTAACTTTTGTGACAATAAAAAATTATTAGCATATCCTTCCTTAACGTCCTTTACATCCCCTCTAACACCTAGGCCTGGGACACTTTTTATAAGTATGACTTTCATATTATTCTTCTATTATTTCTTCAGTACTTGTTGCAAATATATCTTGAAACTTTTCATAATCAAACAATATTTCTACTGCTTTTTCAACTTGAGGGTCAGTATTGTTATTATAGTCTTCCAATGTTAGGTCAACCTGAATATCGGGAGCAATCCCCTCATCATTTATGCTTCTGCCTTTTGGTGTTAGCCATTTGGCTACAGTAATTTTTAATGAAGAACCATCACTGAGGGTCTCAAGTGTTTGAACTGAACCTTTACCAAATGTTTGCATACCAACAAGCTTTGCTTCATTTGTATCTTGCAGGGCACCTGCAACGATCTCAGAGGCTGAGGCTGATCCTTGATTGACTAAAACAACAGTATTATAATCCTTTAGCCTGGCGCGACCTCTAGCCAGGTAAGGATTTACTCTGTCTTCACTAAACTTTTCAATAACCACTGTTCCATCCTCTACCCATTCACTTGACATCTCTATCGCTGTATCGAGAAAACCTCCTGGATTATTTCTTAGATCAATAATAATACCAAGTGGTTCAGCTTTAATAATATCAGCGATAGCTATATCAAATTTTTGTTTAGTATCTTCATTGAAATTCGTAACTTTAATAACAAATATATTGTCATCTCGCAAAGTGGTTCTTACGCTAGAAACTAAAATCTTTCCTCTAATTATTTCTATTTCTTTTGGGACTTCGAAATCTTCACGGTATATAGTGAGCGTTACCGGAGTGTCTTTCTCTCCTCTAATTTTATTAACAGCTTCGTCAATACTAATTCCCATTGTCGTTTCTCCATTAATCGCAAAGACCTGATCACCTGCCAAAAGTCCTGATTTTTCTGCAGGCATATCTGGTAAAGGAGCAACGATTGTTAAAATATCATTTTTTATACCAATTTCAGCGCCTATCCCCTCAAAAGTTCCAGCCAAATCATCCTGAAAACTTTTAGATATAACTGGGTCCATAAAAACCGTATAAGGATCACCAACAGCTGAAGTAAGACCTTTCAGAGCACCATAAAAAAGCTTTTTCTCATTTATTTCACCTTGATCGACATATTTCTTCTCCAACTGGTCCCAGACTTCCCAAAATAAATCAAAATCAACATCCTGAGTGAGCAAGCCATCATCTGTTTTATTGTATTTTCCCAGAACTTGTCCAACAAAAACAGTCTTTTCCTTGGCTATTTCTTCAATTGTGGTGTTTTTGCTAATCGAATAAATTCCTGCAAAAAAAGAACCACTCATTAATAAAAGCACCAAAACAAAGAAGAAAGATTTCTTTAAGAAACCTTTTTTTATATCAATTCCCATATCTTCAGTTTTATTTAATTTATCATTTTCCATTTCATTCATTTTAACACATTAAAAAAAGATAGACAAATATAAAAATTGCATCAATTGTCTTAATTTCCCTTCAAGACAAAACCATTTATTATATTTGCAATTTTACCAAATATTAGTTAAAATTCAATTAAACTAAACATTTATACTATAATTTATATGGAAAAATTCATTATTCAAGGTGGCAAAAAAATATCAGGCGAAATAGACGTGAAAGGGGCAAAAAATGCAGCGCTTAAAATTGTCCCTGCCTCAATTCTTTCTGAAGAAAAAATTACAATAACAAATCTACCTGAAATTGAGGATATCAAAAGGTCGATTGAAATGATGGAACACCTAGGAGCAGAAATCACTCTTTCCAAAAGTTCGTGTGAAATCCAACTTAAGGATATCAAAACAATTGAACTAAGTTCAGAGCTAGCAAACAAATTCCGAGCATCAATAATGTTTGTCGCACCCATCCTTGCTCGTTTCGGTGAAGTTAAGTTTCCCCATCCTGGAGGTTGTGTTATTGGAGCAGGCTCTAGACCTATTGATTTATTTTTAGAAGGTTTTTTAGCGCTTGGAGCTAAAATAGAACATAAGGATGGCTTCTATCATATCAAAGCATCAAAACTTAAAGCTTGTGATTACTTTTTTACTACTGTTAGTGTTACTGGAACTGAAAGTATAATGATGGCTGCTACTCTGGCAGATGGGGTTAGTGTAATAAAAAACTGTGCTATGGAGCCTGAGATTACAGCCTTGGCTGAATATCTAAACACACAAGGAGCTAAAATAAGTGGTGCTGGAACCCCCATCATGTCTATTGAGGGGGTAGATAAACTATCAGCGGGAACTTTTGAGGTTATTCCTGATAGGATTGAAACTGGAACTTTTGCTATTTTGGCTGCCCTCACGAAAGCTGAATTAACTATCAAAAAATGCAATCCAAACCATATTGAAATTCTTTTAAATATATTTAATAAAATCGGTATTAGGTTTGAT
Coding sequences within it:
- a CDS encoding NUDIX domain-containing protein; this translates as MEVTRHFTATTIVVHNNKALLHMHKKLGFWLPVGGHIDRDELPHMAALREAKEESGLDVELLNGEEPLEMGDVLDLPKPRHILLENINKFHQHIDFIYYANSKTSELLPEDGESGDIRWFPEEELKKLTDLPENVVALSLEAIKLFKK
- a CDS encoding AbrB/MazE/SpoVT family DNA-binding domain-containing protein, encoding MLQFIRKLTRASTHSYSLNIPKEIIQKYGWKEKQKIVIEDQGRGRLLIRDWRNK
- a CDS encoding NUDIX pyrophosphatase, producing MNKRVAQVQIIVYKMVRNEPLFLLFKRVPERGGFWQAITGGVNEGEDLSVAAKRELFEETKIKDYIKFLRKVYYFEFDTEEYGRIKEYVFAVEVDDNTEAVISNEHSEQKWCSYKEALSLLKYESNKDSFKKLYSILNKKNFLKRVFLSVYKAIIAVLMGFSSSFGKSSIKPEKKDNKISEAKK
- a CDS encoding HIT family protein, with product MPDYKSKTEKGDCILCEIAKGNISPMGNGAIYEDEKYMAWLSPFPNTLGFTSIMPKKHFSSDVLGMPDNELAEFVLVAKKVAKILENYFEDVGRVGLIMEGTGIDHAHIKLFPMHGTGYIKKGEWRQHHSEVETYFEEYKGYISSNDSKQADLGELEKLAIKIRKNHENN
- a CDS encoding ATP-binding protein produces the protein METFLAITASLNTATMLVVTGLFYFKGRYSLSGKYYFYHLFFLSLYSLVSMAYLTIPDDKIILYFQILHLPTPFLFVFFTHFSLLFVDRIKEYRNFLIASYIVSALLLLAILSPFFITGVQQISGVGLWPTPGLGFLFFVFYYFLSLLFPLYLLLKFYFRSTGHKRAQARFITLGIILGLIGLAPSLFYWYGYYIPPFGFILVTVWILMVAYSIIAHRFLNIKLVLRESSVYILSLSLTVLIMAVLRSVFYNAASPLNIFDIIIFVVGLLIFIPLKDNAYKIANKYFFTSLYDPGQLVSSLSKGLSSTLDTNEINNHIYKVLSSNLKLKSIAILDHDKEEETYTISYNRNIRQGKIKKIAIDKNLHHRYILDGKTVVFDELYRDGIEYSKSILDIYKKLNICALVPLLLKDKLIGILAIGHKESKDNFNNDDINVLNISGSIIATSLSNAYLYKKTEEKSKNLEELLAMKSEFLRIINHQMNTPLSIIKIGFDSLQNKIMPRKESMKTIAEGITQMENFLFEYWDAYEFEGKRRKTNLEKLDLKKIVEKEVKKIKNWKVFKNKKLKIKVEKFENNKLVIGDKKFVEHVIANILENSTYYTSKGGVNVSFKMIHKKTKPFLKVLFADTGIGIKDKKSLGLFKKFHRSSDASLYHPDGGGLSLYISSKIMEANNGELRLESTTVDKGSVFSISLPLVND
- a CDS encoding phosphotransferase, yielding MESNKEIIQKILHKKIQIEKIYELKHPGSSSTKVFTIKNSKEKYLLKSYESQKHTNQETKNLFNIELIDVFDKPKYVGRYKKHYIQEYVDGLLFQNLVDKLSSKYLHKHYLMAVENLVLIHSSKNNLKDKRKVSRVFEEKPLERRLNEAIVLIKKIGIPSYKEIVGSSNPKWDNFLKNVNISNITQSLKISGDNYFLGHGDYKPNNIIFGANKKIFTIDWLGMSKAQPWYDLAYLLVHLKKTEKDKYLKHYFKKMKEEDLLQNLTIERARRLFKNGIIFQQIIRAESNCYRIKSKSDKHHIKEFKEALDELSKKL
- a CDS encoding DUF1653 domain-containing protein — its product is MELGKYKHYKGKFYEVIGVAHHSETLEELVVYRALYNIPELGDNALFVRPKKMFMEKVDDDGKKVSRFKYLGD
- a CDS encoding ABC transporter ATP-binding protein, with product MIIEVKNLKKTYEGKVPTHALKNINFGVKKGEFVALMGRSGSGKSTLLHQLGLLDIPSSGEVIMDGINLMSFTEKQKSDFRLEKLGYVFQSYALLPELTALESVYLPLMLSNVAKKDYIKKASEMLDKVGLGDRLHHLPKEMSGGEQQRVAIARALINDPIILFADEPTANLDTESSMAILKLFRELNKKIGQTIIMVTHEPDDKKYVDRVIWLKDGVIQDE